In Aegilops tauschii subsp. strangulata cultivar AL8/78 chromosome 3, Aet v6.0, whole genome shotgun sequence, one genomic interval encodes:
- the LOC109749619 gene encoding histone-lysine N-methyltransferase family member SUVH9-like — MASAPRLVPKPDPDAPAPAVPLTPELCAALRREAAGHDPGGAAAGTARLTPEILATLPRELEPSPDDPSDFANRLRLSQQRLDAISARLPSPTPPRARSPLPPPPPREPYPLPPPPPPPRARASPARASSPAAGASGRKRPRGVPGAEMVRARVAASQADMLQVRNMVRRARLIFEALRGRCHRNTEHHHAGRNRADMRALSAMIDGELCLYRDVRIVGPVPGVLVGDAFNYRAELLVVGLHCHTQAGIGYVPASQVSEGHPVATSIVSSGGYLDDHDNGDVLMYTGSGGRPRNGGDHLSDQEFQRGNLALAYSCNYDVEVRVIRCHDCDASPSGKLYVYDGLYRVESSAYGPGKSGREVCQFKLVRLPGQDALGSNTWRSARDLTDALVAKIRPPGYLTMDMSKGKEAVPIPVRNTVDQDVSPLEFEYLVRPEFPAPPKPVRRGHKCCIYSKTACSEMSSKCAASGCACVKRSGGGGPAYSADGTLVRGRPVVYECGAGCGCPPRSCPNRVTQRGMMHRLEVFRSKETEWGVRTLDLIQPGAFLCEFTGDVLPADHPRIANANTNASTGASMEEWGGIVDPRKFPPRWREWGDAPAAVLPDDGEEPPRFTQCPAPGYVIDVSKRRNFAAYISHSGAPNAFVQLVVRGDEDESCPHLMVFAMETIPPMRELSIDYGVDQ, encoded by the coding sequence ATGGCGTCCGCTCCCCGCCTCGTCCCCAAGCCCGACCCCGACGCCCCGGCTCCGGCGGTCCCGCTCACGCCCGAGCTCTGCGCCGCGCTCCGCCGGGAGGCCGCCGGGCACGACCCGGGCGGCGCGGCCGCGGGGACTGCGCGTCTCACCCCCGAGATCCTCGCCACGCTGCCCCGCGAGCTCGAGCCCTCCCCCGACGACCCCTCCGACTTCGCCAACCGCCTCCGCCTCTCCCAGCAGCGCCTCGACGCCATCTCCgcccgcctcccctcccccaCGCCGCCACGCGCACGGTCTCCcctgcccccgccgccgccgcgggagcCGTATCCCCtgcccccgccccctcctccgcCCAGAGCGCGCGCCAGCCCGGCGCGGGCCTCGTCCCCGGCCGCCGGCGCCTCGGGGAGGAAGCGGCCGCGTGGGGTCCCGGGCGCCGAGATGGTGCGCGCCAGAGTCGCCGCGTCGCAGGCGGACATGCTGCAGGTGCGCAACATGGTGCGCCGCGCGCGGCTCATCTTCGAGGCGCTCCGTGGCCGCTGCCACCGCAACACCGAGCACCACCACGCGGGCCGCAACCGGGCGGACATGCGGGCCCTCAGTGCCATGATCGACGGGGAGCTCTGCCTCTACCGCGACGTGCGCATCGTGGGCCCCGTCCCCGGCGTCCTCGTCGGCGACGCCTTCAACTACCGCGCCGAGCTCCTCGTCGTCGGCCTGCACTGCCACACCCAGGCCGGCATCGGATACGTGCCCGCCAGCCAGGTCAGCGAGGGCCACCCGGTCGCCACGAGCATCGTCTCCTCTGGCGGGTACCTCGATGACCACGACAACGGGGACGTCTTGATGTACACCGGGAGCGGCGGCCGTCCGCGCAACGGCGGTGACCACCTCTCCGACCAGGAGTTCCAGCGTGGCAACCTCGCCCTCGCCTACAGCTGCAACTACGACGTCGAGGTGCGCGTCATCCGCTGCCACGACTGCGACGCCAGCCCCAGCGGCAAGCTCTACGTCTACGATGGCCTGTACAGGGTCGAGTCCTCCGCCTACGGCCCTGGCAAGTCCGGCCGCGAGGTCTGCCAGTTCAAGCTTGTGCGCCTGCCAGGCCAGGACGCGCTCGGCAGCAACACCTGGCGCTCCGCCAGAGACCTCACCGACGCGCTCGTCGCCAAGATCCGCCCCCCCGGCTACCTCACGATGGACATGTCCAAGGGCAAGGAGGCTGTCCCCATCCCTGTCCGCAACACGGTGGATCAGGACGTCTCTCCCCTCGAGTTCGAGTACCTTGTACGCCCTGAGTTCCCGGCGCCGCCCAAACCGGTGAGGCGCGGGCACAAGTGCTGCATCTACTCCAAGACGGCGTGCAGCGAGATGTCGTCCAAGTGCGCGGCGTCCGGCTGCGCCTGCGTGAAGAGGAGCGGCGGGGGCGGCCCGGCGTACAGTGCCGACGGCACGCTCGTGAGGGGACGGCCGGTGGTGTACGAGTGCGGCGCGGGGTGCGGGTGCCCACCCAGGAGCTGCCCCAATCGCGTGACGCAGCGGGGGATGATGCACCGGCTGGAGGTGTTCCGGTCCAAGGAGACGGAGTGGGGCGTGAGGACGCTGGACCTGATCCAGCCGGGCGCCTTCCTCTGCGAGTTCACCGGAGACGTGCTCCCCGCGGATCACCCCCGCATTGCCAACGCGAACACCAATGCCAGTACCGGCGCGTCAATGGAGGAGTGGGGAGGCATCGTCGACCCGAGGAAGTTCCCGCCGAGGTGGAGGGAGTGGGGGGACGCCCCCGCGGCCGTGCTTCCGGACGACGGCGAGGAACCACCCCGGTTCACGCAGTGCCCGGCGCCGGGGTACGTGATCGACGTGTCCAAGAGGAGGAACTTCGCGGCCTACATCAGCCACAGCGGCGCACCGAACGCGTTCGTCCAGCTGGTGGTCCGCGGCGACGAGGACGAGTCGTGCCCCCACCTTATGGTCTTCGCCATGGAGACCATCCCACCCATGCGCGAGCTCAGCATCGACTACGGCGTCGATCAGTGA